The nucleotide window GTCAACGCGATGCACATGCTGGCAGAGGTCGTCGAGGTCGTCATCGGGGTCGACACCCACAAGCACACTCACACCGCCGCCGTGGTCGTCGCTGCGACCGGCGCGGTGATCGAGCAGGTAACCGTGCCCGCCGCCCCCGCTGGCTACCAGCAGCTGCTGCAGCTCGCCGACCGACACGACGGTCGACGGGTGTGGGCGATTGAGGGCACCGGCGGCTACGGCGCCGGGCTGACCCGG belongs to Actinomycetota bacterium and includes:
- a CDS encoding transposase, producing MHMLAEVVEVVIGVDTHKHTHTAAVVVAATGAVIEQVTVPAAPAGYQQLLQLADRHDGRRVWAIEGTGGYGAGLTRFLQAHAEQVVELDRPKRTARRHGAKSDSLDAIRAAREALGRDQLAQPRAAG